A stretch of Metabacillus sp. FJAT-52054 DNA encodes these proteins:
- a CDS encoding amino acid ABC transporter ATP-binding protein → MIKVDKLHKSFGKNEVLHNISVSINKGEVVAVIGPSGSGKSTFLRCLNLLEVPTSGEIEIGGEKVTAPKAKINVIRQNLGMVFQHFHLFPHKTVLQNLTYAPTTVKGLSKAEAEEKAKALLVKVGLSDKANEYPSRLSGGQKQRVAIARALAMNPDVMLFDEPTSALDPEMVKEVLDVMKDLAHTGMTMIIVTHEMGFAREAADRVLFLDGGALVEDAPPAEFFAHPKTQRAQDFLSKML, encoded by the coding sequence GTGATTAAAGTGGACAAGCTGCATAAATCCTTCGGGAAAAACGAAGTATTGCACAATATTTCAGTATCCATAAATAAAGGAGAAGTGGTTGCGGTTATTGGTCCATCAGGATCAGGAAAATCAACCTTTTTAAGATGCTTAAATCTTCTCGAGGTGCCAACGAGCGGTGAAATTGAAATTGGCGGAGAAAAAGTCACGGCTCCTAAAGCGAAAATTAACGTGATCCGTCAGAACTTAGGAATGGTGTTCCAGCACTTTCATCTGTTTCCTCATAAAACCGTGCTGCAAAATCTGACTTACGCTCCGACTACTGTTAAGGGTCTGTCAAAAGCAGAAGCAGAGGAAAAAGCGAAGGCGCTTCTTGTAAAGGTTGGCTTAAGCGATAAAGCAAATGAATACCCGAGCCGTCTTTCCGGGGGCCAAAAGCAGCGGGTGGCGATCGCAAGAGCACTTGCTATGAACCCGGATGTCATGCTTTTTGATGAGCCGACATCTGCTCTGGATCCTGAAATGGTCAAAGAAGTCCTTGATGTAATGAAAGACTTGGCACATACAGGAATGACGATGATTATCGTAACACATGAAATGGGCTTTGCACGGGAAGCTGCGGACCGGGTCCTTTTCCTGGATGGCGGAGCCCTTGTAGAGGATGCTCCTCCTGCGGAATTTTTTGCCCATCCTAAAACACAAAGGGCACAAGACTTTTTGAGCAAAATGCTGTAA
- a CDS encoding amino acid ABC transporter permease yields the protein MNIDFSAISGSIPFILGGLGITLKLVALSALFGFTWAIVLALLKISRIKPLNWLADFYTSIFRGTPLVLQLLIIYFGLPQFIGTIEPYWAAVAAFTLNSGAYISEVIRAGILAVDKGQREAAMALGVPYNQTMKDIILPQAFKNILPALVNEFITLTKESAIVTVIGLGDVMRRSYQVGADMYKYFEPLLFAGLIYYILVMILTMIGKLIERRLRQSD from the coding sequence ATGAATATCGATTTTTCAGCTATTTCAGGTTCAATCCCCTTTATACTGGGAGGACTTGGCATCACATTAAAGCTTGTGGCTCTTTCCGCTCTTTTTGGATTTACATGGGCAATCGTCCTTGCTCTGCTTAAAATCAGCCGAATAAAGCCCCTTAATTGGCTGGCCGATTTTTATACATCCATCTTTCGCGGAACGCCTCTCGTTCTGCAGCTGCTGATTATCTACTTCGGTCTTCCGCAATTTATCGGTACGATTGAACCGTATTGGGCTGCAGTTGCCGCTTTCACCCTTAATTCAGGGGCTTACATATCTGAAGTGATCCGTGCAGGAATTTTAGCTGTCGATAAAGGGCAGCGCGAGGCGGCTATGGCTCTCGGTGTTCCGTACAATCAAACGATGAAGGATATTATTCTCCCGCAGGCATTTAAAAACATCCTGCCTGCCCTGGTTAATGAGTTTATTACGCTGACAAAGGAGTCTGCGATCGTAACGGTTATTGGTCTTGGAGACGTTATGAGACGCTCTTATCAAGTCGGTGCCGATATGTATAAATACTTTGAACCGCTTTTATTCGCGGGGCTCATCTATTACATTCTCGTCATGATCCTTACGATGATCGGCAAGCTGATTGAAAGGAGATTGAGACAAAGTGATTAA
- a CDS encoding transporter substrate-binding domain-containing protein, with protein sequence MKKWLLLAIGLVIASMLAACGSSEETSGDEGEEKKVIKMATSADYPPFEYKDTTKGDDIIGFDIDLVNALADELGYKVEIQDLDFNSLVPALQAKQVDMVLAGMTPTEERKKNVDFTDVYYTAKHMIVSKKGSGIKTVEDLEGKTVGVQLGSIQEGEAEKIAEKTKIKIENRNRIPDIVQEIKAGRFEAAIIEDTVAKGYFEKDKDLEGFTMETGNEEEAGSAIAFQKDSKYTKEFNEALNKMKENGELEKLVLKWFGQDQKSE encoded by the coding sequence ATGAAAAAATGGTTATTGCTAGCAATTGGCCTCGTAATTGCTTCTATGCTTGCCGCATGCGGATCTTCAGAAGAAACATCAGGGGATGAAGGAGAAGAGAAGAAAGTTATAAAGATGGCTACATCTGCCGACTATCCACCATTTGAATACAAAGATACGACAAAAGGCGATGACATTATCGGTTTTGATATTGATTTGGTTAATGCTTTGGCAGACGAACTTGGCTACAAGGTAGAAATTCAGGACCTGGATTTTAATAGTCTTGTACCAGCCCTGCAAGCGAAACAGGTTGATATGGTTCTGGCAGGAATGACACCGACGGAAGAACGCAAAAAGAACGTAGATTTCACGGATGTTTATTACACAGCGAAGCACATGATCGTGTCTAAAAAAGGCAGCGGAATTAAAACGGTTGAGGACCTGGAAGGCAAAACAGTAGGAGTTCAGCTCGGTTCTATCCAGGAAGGGGAAGCAGAAAAAATCGCAGAGAAAACCAAAATTAAAATCGAAAACCGCAATCGTATTCCAGATATCGTTCAAGAAATTAAAGCAGGACGATTTGAGGCTGCCATTATTGAAGACACAGTAGCTAAAGGATATTTTGAAAAAGATAAAGATCTTGAAGGTTTCACAATGGAAACCGGGAATGAAGAGGAAGCGGGTTCCGCCATCGCTTTCCAAAAAGACAGCAAATACACAAAAGAATTTAATGAAGCTCTTAATAAAATGAAAGAAAACGGCGAATTGGAAAAGCTTGTTCTGAAATGGTTCGGCCAAGATCAAAAATCTGAATAA
- a CDS encoding BrxA/BrxB family bacilliredoxin, producing MNIDFNLFMNDVVRQARQEITAAGYTELTTADEVEDTFKQEGTTLVMVNSVCGCAGGIARPAAAHSVHYDKRPDRLVTVFAGQDKEATARAREFFTGFPPSSPSFALMKDGKLAAMVERHEIEGHEPMAVVAKLQEAFEQHCKEV from the coding sequence ATGAACATAGATTTTAATTTGTTTATGAATGATGTTGTCAGACAGGCCCGCCAGGAAATAACAGCTGCAGGCTATACAGAATTAACAACAGCAGATGAGGTAGAGGATACATTCAAACAAGAGGGAACAACGCTTGTAATGGTGAACTCTGTTTGCGGATGTGCTGGAGGAATTGCGAGACCGGCTGCAGCTCATTCCGTTCATTATGATAAGCGTCCAGACCGCCTTGTAACGGTATTTGCCGGACAGGATAAAGAAGCGACAGCAAGAGCTCGTGAATTCTTTACAGGATTTCCGCCATCCTCTCCATCATTTGCCCTTATGAAGGACGGTAAGCTTGCAGCAATGGTAGAACGTCATGAAATTGAAGGGCACGAGCCGATGGCTGTAGTAGCAAAACTTCAGGAAGCATTTGAACAGCACTGCAAGGAAGTGTAA
- the meaB gene encoding methylmalonyl Co-A mutase-associated GTPase MeaB — protein MKRKREHRPIDPDYLAEGIIRGDRSILAQSITLVESNAERHFDAAQSLLDKVLSKRTSSIRIGITGVPGAGKSTFIDTFGTYLCKKGHKVAVLAVDPTSHVSKGSILGDKTRMERLSVNPDAFIRPSPSSGTLGGVGRKTRETMLLCEAAGFDIILIETMGVGQGEYLVRGMVDFFLLLVLTGAGDELQTMKKGIMELPDLVVVNKADGGNLPLSKKAVQEYSTMLHFLKPYTEGWTTEALPASALKETGIQEVWEKIEAFQKTTRESGLFEKRRRGQQKDWLHESIKDELLYAFYKNPSVLERLSAAEQNIAEEKAAVSALVKELVEEFLKSKS, from the coding sequence ATGAAGAGAAAACGAGAACATCGCCCGATCGATCCAGATTACCTTGCAGAAGGAATAATAAGGGGAGACAGAAGCATTCTGGCTCAGTCGATAACCTTGGTTGAGAGCAATGCGGAGCGGCATTTTGATGCAGCTCAGAGCCTGCTGGATAAGGTTTTATCAAAAAGGACCAGCTCGATCCGCATTGGAATAACGGGAGTACCCGGAGCAGGAAAGAGCACGTTTATTGATACGTTCGGAACCTATTTATGCAAGAAAGGCCATAAGGTGGCAGTGCTTGCTGTTGATCCGACCAGTCATGTTTCAAAGGGCAGCATACTCGGCGACAAAACAAGGATGGAGAGGCTTTCTGTAAACCCGGATGCCTTTATTCGGCCGTCTCCTTCAAGCGGAACCCTTGGCGGGGTAGGCCGGAAAACAAGGGAAACGATGCTGCTTTGCGAGGCTGCCGGATTTGACATCATTCTTATAGAAACGATGGGAGTCGGACAGGGGGAATACCTTGTTCGGGGCATGGTTGATTTCTTTTTGCTGCTAGTCCTTACAGGAGCAGGTGACGAGCTGCAGACCATGAAGAAGGGGATAATGGAGCTTCCAGATCTCGTTGTGGTAAATAAAGCAGATGGAGGCAATCTCCCGCTCTCTAAAAAAGCAGTACAGGAATACAGCACAATGCTTCATTTTCTGAAGCCATACACCGAGGGCTGGACCACGGAGGCCCTGCCGGCAAGTGCCCTGAAAGAAACAGGGATTCAGGAGGTTTGGGAAAAGATAGAGGCATTCCAGAAAACAACGAGGGAATCTGGATTGTTTGAAAAACGGAGGCGCGGACAGCAAAAGGACTGGCTCCACGAAAGTATAAAAGATGAGCTGCTCTATGCTTTTTACAAAAATCCGTCCGTGTTGGAACGGCTCTCAGCAGCTGAGCAGAATATAGCAGAAGAGAAAGCAGCTGTCTCAGCGCTCGTCAAAGAGCTTGTTGAGGAATTTTTAAAATCAAAAAGCTAA
- the scpA gene encoding methylmalonyl-CoA mutase, with protein MERVRLTADHLHVTENTAANETAQPVFETNEKIQLKQWYSAEDASGTEESFPGLAPFTRGPYAAMYVNRPWTIRQYAGFSTAEESNAFYRRNLAMGQKGLSVAFDLATHRGYDSDHPRVEGDVGKAGVAIDSILDMNILFDGIPLDEMSVSMTMNGAVLPIMAFYIVSAEEQGVALDKLTGTIQNDILKEYMVRNTYIYPPDMSMRIIGDIFKYTAQNMPKFNSISISGYHMQEAGAPNDIELAYTLADGLEYVRTGLKAGMDIDAFAPRLSFFWAIGMNYFMEVAKMRAARQMWAKLIQPFNPKNPKSLALRTHSQTSGWSLTEQDPFNNVTRTAIEAHAAAMGHTQSLHTNALDEAIALPTDFSARIARNTQLYLQEETGICSVIDPWGGSYYVESLTNDLMERAWSLIEEVEELGGMAKAIETGLPKMRIEEAAARRQARIDSGMETIVGVNRFRLEKEDDLDVLNIDNTEVRNKQIERLQKLKADRDEAKTEQSLNAITKSAETGEGNLLELAVEAARNRATLGEISFAIERISKRHQAVIRSVSGVYSSEYSNEEEISSVRKAADEFQEYEGRRPRILIAKMGQDGHDRGAKVIATAFADLGFDVDIGPLFQTPAETAAQAVENDVHVVGMSSLAAGHKTLLPQLKAELKRLGREDILIIIGGVIPYRDYDFLKENGAAEIFGPGTVIPAAARKVLDKLYDVLGYEDVKEER; from the coding sequence ATGGAAAGAGTACGGCTTACAGCAGACCATTTACATGTAACTGAAAATACAGCAGCTAATGAAACCGCACAGCCTGTATTTGAAACGAATGAAAAAATTCAGCTCAAGCAGTGGTACAGTGCGGAGGATGCATCAGGCACAGAAGAATCTTTCCCCGGGCTCGCTCCTTTTACAAGGGGGCCTTATGCAGCGATGTATGTGAACAGACCTTGGACCATCCGGCAGTATGCGGGCTTTTCTACAGCTGAGGAAAGCAATGCCTTTTACAGGCGCAATCTTGCTATGGGGCAAAAAGGATTATCCGTTGCCTTTGACTTGGCTACGCATCGGGGCTATGATTCTGACCATCCGCGTGTAGAAGGGGATGTTGGAAAAGCAGGAGTGGCGATCGACTCCATCTTAGACATGAATATTCTTTTTGATGGCATTCCTCTGGATGAGATGAGTGTTTCGATGACAATGAATGGAGCCGTGCTGCCGATCATGGCATTCTACATCGTTTCCGCAGAAGAGCAGGGAGTTGCGCTGGATAAGCTTACAGGTACCATCCAAAATGATATTTTGAAAGAATACATGGTTCGGAATACGTACATTTACCCCCCGGATATGTCGATGAGAATTATTGGCGATATTTTTAAGTATACGGCCCAGAACATGCCGAAATTCAACAGCATCAGCATTTCGGGCTACCATATGCAGGAGGCTGGAGCGCCGAATGATATAGAGCTTGCCTACACGCTTGCGGATGGCCTTGAATATGTGCGGACCGGGCTGAAAGCAGGAATGGATATCGATGCCTTTGCACCGAGGCTCTCGTTCTTTTGGGCAATCGGCATGAATTATTTCATGGAAGTAGCGAAAATGCGGGCTGCCAGACAAATGTGGGCTAAACTCATCCAGCCATTTAATCCTAAAAATCCAAAATCGCTGGCGCTTAGGACGCACTCGCAAACATCCGGCTGGAGCCTTACAGAGCAAGATCCGTTTAACAATGTGACGAGAACGGCTATTGAAGCGCATGCGGCTGCAATGGGTCATACTCAATCTCTTCATACGAATGCATTGGATGAAGCAATCGCTCTGCCGACTGACTTCAGTGCAAGAATTGCGAGGAATACCCAGCTTTATCTGCAGGAGGAAACCGGCATCTGCAGCGTAATTGATCCATGGGGAGGATCCTACTATGTTGAATCTCTTACAAATGATTTAATGGAACGGGCTTGGAGTTTAATAGAGGAAGTGGAGGAGCTCGGCGGAATGGCCAAAGCCATTGAAACCGGCCTTCCAAAGATGCGGATTGAAGAAGCAGCGGCCAGAAGGCAGGCCCGGATTGATTCAGGGATGGAAACGATAGTTGGAGTCAATCGATTCAGACTTGAAAAAGAAGACGACCTGGATGTGCTGAATATTGATAATACGGAAGTGCGAAACAAACAAATTGAAAGACTTCAAAAGCTTAAAGCTGATCGGGACGAAGCAAAGACAGAGCAATCGCTGAATGCAATCACAAAGTCTGCTGAAACAGGGGAAGGCAACCTGCTTGAGCTGGCAGTAGAGGCAGCAAGAAACCGTGCTACGCTTGGAGAGATTTCATTTGCAATTGAGCGCATTTCAAAAAGACATCAGGCGGTGATCAGATCTGTGAGCGGCGTATACAGTTCCGAATATTCCAATGAAGAAGAGATCAGCTCAGTCCGAAAGGCAGCCGATGAATTTCAGGAGTATGAGGGAAGAAGACCAAGGATTCTGATTGCAAAGATGGGCCAGGATGGACATGACCGAGGTGCGAAAGTGATTGCTACTGCTTTTGCCGATTTGGGATTTGACGTGGATATCGGACCGCTTTTCCAGACACCTGCTGAAACCGCTGCACAGGCCGTAGAAAATGATGTCCATGTAGTCGGAATGAGTTCTCTTGCAGCCGGTCACAAAACCTTGCTGCCGCAGCTGAAAGCAGAACTGAAAAGGCTTGGGAGGGAGGACATTTTGATCATCATCGGCGGTGTAATTCCTTATAGAGACTATGATTTTCTTAAAGAAAACGGAGCAGCTGAAATTTTTGGACCCGGTACGGTCATTCCTGCCGCTGCAAGGAAGGTACTGGACAAGCTTTATGACGTTCTTGGATATGAGGACGTTAAGGAAGAACGATGA
- a CDS encoding methylmalonyl-CoA mutase family protein: MNKGQSTQEATEQAWLEAVSKALKGKSAESLKTITNEKIILKPLYLKKDSVQVSEPGEAPYIRGTKKIREMWKTSQSIDHYESIDHLVSALDSADEKGLNSFYLSSLQTILEQGNFQKLIAHLKSSNLHYIIDFEEAPELMASFAAEMKSLGEGTAGCDPYEAVMQGNLEDLDHALCWMMDYTEAAAGSGNQKTILFKGDLLHNSGANAVQELAYTFAKAIDFLNWCRENGKSAELAAGKSAFSFSSGSQFFMETAKLRAARLLWSSIVSAFGGDLEAQKLYTHVKTSSFNKSRLDVHVNLLRTSTEAFSAVLGNADAITILPFDEVNGGSILSERAARNIHYLLSEESLLGKVNDPSGGSWYIESLTQELAKAAWDKILEIEENGGFLKVLQEGDIQAELSAGYDALAESLNIQKKRMIGVNYYANPEDRIEAAEKHIPISLWPKESFSESRSKLDEGKKISYETINKKTAQIKPVRLAESFENLRVNALEYTQQKGVAPSVQIAVLGSLKEYKPRLDFLAGLLDSGGIEACITPFSGADLNKPVFLCGSDQSYIEYKNEIFSFIRNAKSEIYTVGKQPAEWEERLSIQREVVMGMNRLAFLEELQNVLGVHN, translated from the coding sequence ATGAACAAGGGGCAGAGTACGCAGGAAGCTACAGAGCAGGCATGGCTTGAAGCAGTCAGCAAAGCGCTAAAAGGAAAGTCTGCTGAATCACTTAAGACCATTACAAATGAAAAGATCATTTTGAAACCGCTTTATTTAAAAAAAGATTCAGTACAAGTTTCAGAGCCTGGAGAGGCTCCTTACATAAGGGGTACTAAGAAAATAAGAGAGATGTGGAAAACGTCACAATCGATTGATCATTATGAATCGATCGATCATCTCGTCTCCGCTCTGGATTCTGCGGACGAAAAAGGGTTAAATTCCTTTTATTTATCTTCTCTGCAAACCATCCTGGAGCAGGGTAATTTTCAGAAGCTCATAGCTCATCTAAAATCAAGCAATCTTCATTATATAATCGACTTTGAAGAGGCTCCGGAGCTTATGGCTTCTTTTGCAGCAGAGATGAAGAGTCTTGGAGAGGGAACGGCAGGATGTGACCCATATGAGGCGGTGATGCAGGGCAACCTTGAGGACCTTGATCATGCCCTCTGCTGGATGATGGATTATACGGAAGCGGCTGCAGGATCAGGTAATCAGAAAACCATCCTTTTTAAAGGAGATCTGCTTCACAATAGCGGCGCAAATGCTGTTCAGGAACTGGCCTATACCTTTGCGAAAGCCATCGATTTTTTAAATTGGTGCAGAGAAAATGGAAAATCAGCTGAGCTCGCTGCAGGAAAATCTGCATTCAGTTTCTCATCCGGATCCCAATTTTTCATGGAAACAGCGAAGCTCCGCGCAGCACGCCTGCTGTGGAGCTCGATTGTTTCCGCGTTTGGAGGGGACCTTGAAGCGCAAAAGCTTTATACACACGTCAAAACATCCTCCTTTAATAAGTCACGGCTGGATGTTCATGTGAATCTCCTCCGCACGTCAACCGAAGCCTTTTCAGCTGTGCTCGGGAATGCGGATGCCATTACCATTCTTCCCTTTGATGAGGTGAATGGCGGCTCTATTTTATCTGAGCGGGCAGCAAGAAATATTCATTATCTGCTGAGTGAGGAAAGCCTGCTTGGAAAAGTTAATGATCCTTCCGGAGGATCATGGTATATCGAGTCGCTTACACAGGAATTAGCCAAAGCAGCGTGGGATAAAATCTTGGAAATCGAAGAAAACGGTGGTTTTCTGAAGGTGCTTCAAGAGGGTGATATTCAAGCTGAATTATCTGCCGGCTATGACGCGCTGGCTGAGAGCTTGAATATTCAAAAGAAAAGGATGATCGGCGTCAATTATTACGCTAACCCTGAAGACCGGATTGAAGCAGCTGAGAAACACATACCTATCTCCCTTTGGCCGAAGGAATCCTTTAGCGAATCCAGATCTAAATTAGATGAAGGCAAAAAGATAAGTTATGAAACCATTAATAAAAAGACAGCACAGATCAAGCCCGTTCGATTAGCGGAATCCTTTGAAAACCTGAGAGTAAATGCGTTGGAATATACACAGCAAAAAGGCGTGGCACCATCCGTACAAATAGCTGTTCTCGGTAGTCTTAAAGAATATAAACCCCGTCTTGATTTTCTGGCGGGCCTGCTTGACTCAGGAGGAATAGAAGCCTGCATAACGCCATTCTCTGGAGCAGATTTAAACAAACCAGTGTTTTTATGCGGTAGCGATCAAAGCTATATAGAATATAAGAATGAGATTTTTTCTTTTATCCGAAACGCAAAGTCAGAAATATATACAGTCGGCAAACAGCCCGCTGAATGGGAAGAAAGACTGTCCATCCAAAGGGAAGTTGTTATGGGGATGAATCGACTGGCATTTCTTGAAGAGCTGCAAAACGTATTGGGGGTTCATAACTGA
- a CDS encoding YegS/Rv2252/BmrU family lipid kinase, whose protein sequence is MKKTMLIINGSAGQKNVEKSLQIIVPVLTKASPHLLILQTQRALDAKRYCELYGEEMDIVYILGGDGTVHECINGLAQLKNRPAVGILPGGTCNDFARTLGIPANLKEAVQVLSNGSKRKIDVLQASELYFLNFWGIGLITETSNNIVGAEKAMLGKISYFLSAFRTVQKMDPFPVHLKADDQEFDGEAVMVIVANGGFIGTNPLPYPGIEPDDGKADVFILKNTNLATIRDLLTMKDASQWDNNESDLLHFTGANMEITTETPMKADTDGEVYSGTPETIKVLNQHLDFLVPNEETK, encoded by the coding sequence ATGAAAAAAACCATGTTAATCATTAATGGCAGCGCCGGACAGAAAAATGTAGAAAAAAGCCTTCAAATTATCGTACCGGTGCTGACGAAGGCAAGCCCGCATCTCCTGATTCTGCAGACGCAGCGAGCTTTGGATGCAAAACGGTACTGCGAATTGTATGGAGAAGAGATGGACATCGTTTATATTCTAGGTGGAGACGGAACGGTACACGAATGCATAAATGGACTCGCTCAACTGAAGAACAGGCCGGCAGTTGGCATATTGCCAGGCGGAACATGCAACGATTTTGCGAGGACATTAGGGATACCTGCAAATTTGAAAGAGGCGGTCCAAGTTTTATCAAATGGCAGCAAACGCAAGATTGATGTGCTCCAGGCGAGTGAGCTATATTTCCTGAATTTCTGGGGAATCGGTTTGATTACTGAAACCTCCAACAATATTGTGGGGGCTGAAAAGGCGATGCTCGGAAAGATCAGCTACTTTTTAAGTGCATTTCGCACGGTTCAGAAAATGGATCCATTTCCTGTCCATTTAAAGGCGGATGATCAGGAATTTGATGGAGAGGCTGTGATGGTGATTGTAGCAAACGGTGGATTTATCGGCACCAATCCTCTCCCTTACCCTGGTATTGAACCGGATGACGGAAAAGCAGATGTGTTTATTTTAAAAAATACAAACTTAGCTACCATAAGGGATTTGCTTACCATGAAAGATGCGTCACAGTGGGACAACAACGAATCGGATCTTCTTCATTTCACAGGAGCAAACATGGAAATCACAACAGAAACGCCGATGAAGGCAGATACTGATGGGGAAGTATACTCCGGTACACCTGAAACAATAAAGGTCTTAAATCAGCATTTAGACTTTTTGGTACCTAATGAGGAAACGAAATAG
- a CDS encoding IS1182 family transposase, with protein sequence MYKQYNMDQVVLPLDLEMKLDEKDIAYTVHHLVEQIPNEAFSSFVRETGCPAYHPRMMMKIILCAYTQSVFSGRKIEGLLTDSVRMMWLSQGYVPCYRTINRFRVHPEVKHLLRQGFVQFRCQLVQKKLIDAEAIFIDGTKIEANANKFTFVWRKSVEKFSASLMEKSSQIYDELLKKDIILAIERESQEELKIEELSVIAKKLEEKVEDLTQKIEASDDMKVRKELRSMRKEPKKLHKMFSDFMRRKQKYENDMKIFKERNSYSKTDLDATFMRMKDDYMKNGQLKPGYNVQIATQGQFTLAYDLFPNPTDTRTFIPFLNHIEKHFFTLPEYIVADAGYGSEENYADVIENRKRTPLITYNTYRKENKKNFKKNEFHAANWTYKEEDDSFICPQEKRLPFQYVSHRTDRNGFKREMKVYECEDCSDCPLRAQCTKAKDGNNRKVYYNEKWEQQKNQIKQQLSEEKTGSIYAQRKIDVEPVFGYLKANLRFNRMSVRGKNRVENELGFAFMAVNLKKYTAMNT encoded by the coding sequence ATGTATAAACAGTATAACATGGACCAAGTTGTTTTGCCCCTGGATTTAGAAATGAAACTCGATGAAAAAGACATTGCCTACACCGTTCATCATTTGGTTGAACAGATTCCCAACGAAGCCTTTTCTAGTTTCGTACGCGAGACCGGGTGTCCAGCTTATCATCCGAGAATGATGATGAAAATTATCTTATGCGCCTATACCCAATCTGTTTTTTCTGGCAGAAAAATTGAGGGACTCCTTACAGACAGCGTTCGGATGATGTGGCTTTCTCAAGGGTATGTCCCGTGTTATCGAACCATTAACCGGTTCCGTGTCCATCCGGAAGTTAAACACCTTCTTCGTCAAGGCTTTGTCCAATTTCGCTGTCAGCTGGTTCAAAAAAAGCTGATTGATGCCGAGGCGATTTTTATTGATGGAACCAAAATTGAAGCCAACGCCAATAAGTTTACATTTGTCTGGCGAAAATCAGTGGAAAAATTCAGTGCCAGTTTGATGGAGAAATCCAGCCAAATCTATGATGAACTATTGAAAAAAGATATTATTCTGGCCATCGAACGGGAAAGTCAGGAAGAACTCAAGATCGAAGAACTCTCCGTAATCGCCAAAAAACTAGAAGAAAAAGTCGAGGACCTGACTCAAAAAATAGAAGCAAGTGATGATATGAAAGTTCGGAAAGAACTTCGTTCCATGCGCAAAGAACCAAAGAAGCTTCATAAGATGTTTTCAGATTTTATGAGGCGCAAACAAAAATATGAGAACGATATGAAAATCTTCAAGGAACGCAACAGTTACTCCAAGACGGATTTGGACGCGACGTTCATGCGAATGAAAGATGATTACATGAAAAATGGACAACTCAAACCCGGTTATAATGTTCAGATTGCGACTCAAGGCCAATTTACACTCGCTTACGATTTATTTCCAAACCCAACGGATACACGCACATTCATTCCATTTTTGAATCATATTGAGAAGCACTTCTTCACACTCCCGGAGTATATCGTCGCGGATGCGGGGTATGGAAGCGAAGAAAACTACGCGGATGTCATAGAGAATCGAAAACGGACACCGCTCATTACCTATAATACCTATCGTAAAGAGAACAAAAAGAATTTCAAGAAGAACGAGTTTCACGCCGCCAATTGGACGTACAAGGAAGAAGACGACTCGTTCATATGCCCACAAGAAAAACGATTACCGTTCCAATATGTATCCCATCGCACCGATCGAAACGGCTTTAAGCGAGAGATGAAAGTTTACGAATGCGAGGATTGTTCCGATTGCCCTCTACGCGCTCAATGTACAAAAGCGAAGGATGGGAATAACCGCAAGGTCTATTACAATGAGAAGTGGGAACAACAAAAAAATCAGATCAAGCAGCAGCTTTCGGAAGAAAAAACGGGTTCCATCTACGCTCAGCGAAAAATTGACGTAGAACCAGTTTTTGGATATCTGAAGGCTAATTTGCGTTTCAACCGAATGTCCGTCAGGGGCAAGAACAGGGTTGAAAACGAACTAGGCTTTGCCTTCATGGCGGTGAACTTGAAAAAGTACACCGCCATGAACACATAA